Proteins co-encoded in one Papaver somniferum cultivar HN1 chromosome 5, ASM357369v1, whole genome shotgun sequence genomic window:
- the LOC113279745 gene encoding uncharacterized protein DDB_G0286299-like, whose product MKSKKQKKPVIADDEPKKKTVSDEQEEIDSVETLKEMQIKAKGDALKKNPEATPSRKSQILKYQVSPQVSPSSPRPEKDTKEKKKAKKAAPKEVLSDDTDNEDDNTNDAEDVKQAVDHQKKRKRHEPKQSKDLRRMKKKQIEKSESEEEEEEESNKQCVFYKQGALNYFLFLLCIS is encoded by the exons atgaagtcgaagaaacagaaaaaacccg TAATTGCCGATGATGAACCTAAAAAGAAAACTGTTTCTG atgaacaagaagaaattgatagtgtcgaaacactgaaggagatgcaaatcaaGGCAAAGGGAGATGCTCTGAAGAAGA ATCCTGAAGCAACCCCATCAAGGAAGTCGCAGATATTAAAATATCAGGTGTCACCTCAAGTATCACCTAGTTCACCTAGGCCTGAAAAAGATACtaaggaaaaaaagaaagcaaagaaagctGCACCAAAGGAAGTATTGAGTGATGATACAGATAATGAGGATGATAATACAAATGATGCCGAAGATG TGAAGCAAGCTGTTGATcatcagaagaaaagaaaaagacatgaACCCAAACAATCGAAAGACCTGAGaaggatgaagaagaagcaaATCGAAAAATCCGAgagtgaagaggaagaagaagaagaatctaatAAGCAATGTGTTTTCTATAAACAAGGTGCGTTGAATTACTTCCTGTTCCTGTTATGCATCAGTTAA